Proteins from a genomic interval of Diaphorobacter sp. HDW4A:
- a CDS encoding site-specific integrase, whose translation MSRKATELGALAVGRLREPGLHAVGGVSGLYLQVSAKGARSWILRAMVGKKRRDMGLGGFPDVPLAAAREKAREARAKIDQGIDPILDRERALSGLRAEQAKSMSFEAACHALIDDKSDGWRNAKHRAQWTASLETYAFPFIGKVLVSDVGQAQVLAVLRPIWKEKTETASRVRSRMEQVLDWAKVQGLRDGENPARWRGHLDKLLSAPKKIARVTHHRALAIDAMPAFMEALSHRQGCAARALEFVTLTAARSGEVRGALWSEMDLDGAVWTIPAERMKAHKEHRVPLSPQALQLLKQMPRIEGNELVFPAPRGGMLSDMTLSAVMRRMEVDAVPHGMRSTFRDWTAERTSYPREVAEMALAHTIGNAVEAAYRRGDLFMKRAEMMNDWAVFLEKALKTQS comes from the coding sequence ATGTCACGAAAAGCAACTGAACTTGGAGCGCTTGCTGTTGGCCGGTTGCGTGAGCCGGGTTTGCATGCTGTTGGTGGCGTCTCCGGGCTCTATTTGCAGGTCAGTGCAAAGGGCGCTCGATCATGGATCCTGAGGGCCATGGTGGGCAAGAAGCGCAGAGATATGGGACTGGGCGGATTCCCTGACGTTCCACTCGCTGCGGCCCGAGAAAAGGCCCGTGAAGCGCGTGCAAAGATCGATCAAGGAATTGACCCCATCCTCGACCGTGAACGCGCCTTGAGCGGGCTGCGAGCTGAGCAAGCCAAGAGCATGAGCTTCGAGGCTGCGTGTCATGCCCTGATCGATGACAAGAGCGACGGATGGCGCAACGCAAAGCATCGTGCGCAATGGACCGCATCACTTGAAACGTATGCCTTCCCATTCATTGGCAAGGTGCTGGTTTCGGACGTTGGCCAAGCGCAGGTGCTGGCCGTGCTACGTCCCATTTGGAAAGAGAAAACAGAGACTGCATCGCGTGTGCGTAGTCGCATGGAGCAGGTGTTGGACTGGGCCAAAGTGCAAGGCCTGCGAGATGGTGAGAATCCGGCCAGATGGCGCGGGCACCTGGACAAGCTCCTGTCAGCCCCCAAGAAGATCGCCCGCGTAACGCATCATCGTGCGCTTGCCATTGATGCGATGCCAGCTTTCATGGAGGCTCTAAGCCATCGTCAAGGCTGTGCGGCGCGAGCATTGGAATTCGTGACTTTGACGGCGGCGCGATCTGGTGAAGTCCGTGGCGCTCTATGGTCTGAGATGGATCTCGACGGAGCTGTGTGGACGATACCGGCTGAGCGCATGAAGGCGCACAAAGAACACCGCGTCCCGCTGTCACCGCAGGCGCTGCAGTTGCTCAAGCAGATGCCCCGCATCGAAGGCAATGAACTGGTGTTCCCAGCCCCTCGCGGCGGGATGCTCTCGGACATGACGCTGTCGGCTGTCATGCGTCGCATGGAAGTTGATGCGGTCCCACACGGTATGCGCTCGACATTCAGAGACTGGACGGCAGAGCGGACCAGCTATCCGCGCGAGGTCGCAGAGATGGCACTGGCTCACACAATCGGGAACGCCGTAGAGGCCGCATATCGACGTGGTGATCTGTTTATGAAACGAGCTGAAATGATGAACGATTGGGCTGTGTTTTTGGAAAAAGCGCTCAAAACACAGTCATAA
- a CDS encoding type IV pilin protein, protein MFTLIELMIVVAIVAILAAVAYPSYTEFVLRGQVTEGTAGLQTLQAQMERHYSNFRTYATSGSVTTPCGTSSKVSAFTLSCSGTPTASAYTIQAVGQGLTYTVNQQSTRATTSTRSGWASCASGWTMKKGQVC, encoded by the coding sequence ATCTTCACGCTGATCGAGCTCATGATCGTCGTGGCCATCGTTGCCATCCTGGCTGCTGTCGCTTATCCGTCGTACACAGAGTTTGTTCTTCGCGGACAGGTGACGGAAGGGACGGCTGGGCTGCAAACCCTTCAGGCCCAAATGGAGCGCCACTACTCCAATTTCCGAACATACGCGACGTCGGGGTCGGTTACCACGCCTTGTGGAACCAGTTCCAAGGTAAGCGCCTTCACGTTGTCGTGCTCGGGCACACCAACTGCGTCCGCCTACACGATTCAGGCTGTTGGACAAGGGCTGACCTACACGGTCAATCAACAGAGCACGCGTGCCACGACAAGCACGCGCAGTGGTTGGGCCTCATGTGCATCAGGTTGGACTATGAAAAAGGGGCAGGTGTGCTGA
- a CDS encoding GspH/FimT family pseudopilin, giving the protein MCIRLDYEKGAGVLKPLRSSRRMAGFTMVELMTAISILAILLGLAVPSLTEWVRNNKVRAVANALQNGFRSARADALSRGQPVVLFLTDAKVDSSTSSFSVTSNGKYWATLTVPGLMVGETAALLNSGVLGDVAEGVTISGPSAICFNSLGRLSANASPGPSGGACSLPTTANESFDITMTGAKRRLRVLISTGGTVRMCDRDKDISKYPDGCPT; this is encoded by the coding sequence ATGTGCATCAGGTTGGACTATGAAAAAGGGGCAGGTGTGCTGAAGCCGCTGCGTTCTTCCCGGCGGATGGCAGGCTTCACGATGGTCGAGCTGATGACGGCCATCTCCATTCTGGCAATATTGCTGGGCTTGGCGGTGCCATCGTTGACGGAATGGGTGCGCAACAACAAGGTGCGCGCGGTCGCCAACGCTCTGCAGAACGGATTTCGCAGCGCGCGTGCTGACGCGCTGTCACGTGGGCAGCCGGTGGTGCTGTTTCTGACGGACGCCAAGGTGGACAGCAGTACCTCCTCGTTCTCGGTTACGTCCAACGGCAAGTACTGGGCCACTTTGACGGTGCCAGGGCTGATGGTTGGCGAGACTGCGGCTTTGCTCAATTCAGGGGTGCTCGGTGATGTGGCCGAGGGTGTGACCATCAGCGGACCGTCCGCTATTTGCTTTAACAGTCTTGGCCGTCTGAGCGCCAACGCATCGCCCGGGCCATCGGGTGGCGCCTGCTCTTTGCCGACCACAGCCAACGAGTCCTTCGACATCACCATGACCGGCGCAAAACGTCGTCTGCGAGTCCTCATCTCCACGGGGGGGACAGTCCGTATGTGTGACCGAGACAAAGACATCTCCAAGTATCCGGACGGATGCCCAACATGA
- a CDS encoding fimbrial assembly protein: protein MSIHSSSIRSSRQDQRGAALIESLIAVLLFSLGVLGLIGLQTRAIGMASESDDRNRAALLADGAVTSMWQNASVTLTSADLTQWQKDVADRLPNGSGTITAVSSMSRTADILITWRPPTRGQSDTNQLSTRVTLTGPDF, encoded by the coding sequence ATGAGTATTCATTCTTCTTCAATACGTTCCAGTCGACAGGATCAGCGCGGCGCTGCGCTGATCGAATCGCTGATTGCAGTGCTACTGTTTTCGCTTGGCGTTCTTGGTTTGATTGGGCTGCAGACGCGCGCCATCGGTATGGCCAGCGAGTCAGATGATCGCAATCGCGCGGCGTTGCTTGCGGATGGTGCAGTCACGAGTATGTGGCAGAACGCTTCAGTGACCTTGACGTCGGCGGATCTGACCCAATGGCAAAAAGATGTAGCGGATCGGTTGCCAAATGGAAGCGGGACCATCACGGCAGTGAGCAGCATGAGTCGCACTGCCGACATCCTGATCACATGGCGTCCGCCAACGCGAGGTCAGTCGGACACCAACCAACTGTCCACTCGAGTAACTCTGACAGGGCCCGACTTCTGA
- a CDS encoding PilW family protein → MASTFKPDAVSLRAHLQKGFTIIELMVALAIGLIVTLAVMGMMVVSQTHERVTTSSNDMSQGGAFTASILDNSLRSAGAGFSQYWNLGAMGCRINAKRDGVQILPRTAALPTPFANVMGGSAGITDLRLAPLLIGQGQSQGGSDVLIAMAGLHNVGDVPRNVATYSGGQLYLTNTVSIHQNDVVLVSRDGTKDCIMTQVDGGAKTPFADVAGQTFLPLGGALFSDQSADGTVSLGTLTLNSGGKAILSGIGSVDSVRMQVFGVGSDSTLYSYDLLQSTGKDASEALMEGVVAMRATYSVNSNADDITKSPAPTWQAPTGNYALDALIAQTPPTRMRSIVAVRVSLLLRSTVRQNQMVASDSYTLLDGVAGSTTVSISDANRYYTHRVVETTIPLRSMMMRLLPAEEVQLSTSS, encoded by the coding sequence ATGGCCTCCACATTCAAACCTGACGCAGTCTCCTTGCGTGCCCACTTGCAAAAAGGCTTCACAATCATCGAACTGATGGTGGCGTTGGCGATTGGCCTGATCGTCACGTTGGCCGTGATGGGAATGATGGTCGTCAGCCAGACGCATGAGCGCGTCACTACCAGTTCCAACGACATGAGCCAAGGCGGCGCATTCACCGCTTCCATCCTCGACAACTCTTTGCGCAGTGCGGGTGCCGGGTTCAGTCAGTATTGGAACTTAGGGGCGATGGGGTGCCGTATCAACGCCAAGCGTGACGGCGTACAGATTCTCCCCAGAACTGCTGCACTGCCCACGCCGTTCGCCAACGTGATGGGAGGCTCGGCCGGTATCACCGACCTGCGTCTGGCCCCGCTCTTGATTGGCCAAGGGCAATCGCAGGGTGGCTCTGACGTTCTGATTGCGATGGCCGGGCTCCACAACGTTGGCGACGTGCCGCGAAACGTCGCCACGTACTCGGGAGGCCAACTGTACCTGACCAATACGGTGAGCATCCATCAGAACGACGTAGTACTGGTAAGCCGTGACGGCACCAAGGACTGCATCATGACGCAAGTGGATGGTGGTGCGAAAACACCGTTTGCAGACGTTGCCGGGCAGACTTTTCTGCCGCTTGGGGGCGCGCTGTTCAGCGATCAGTCCGCAGATGGCACAGTTTCTCTTGGTACGCTGACTTTGAACTCTGGTGGCAAAGCCATCCTGTCCGGTATCGGCTCTGTGGACAGTGTGCGTATGCAGGTTTTCGGGGTGGGATCGGACAGCACTCTTTACAGCTACGATCTGCTGCAATCGACGGGGAAGGATGCATCGGAGGCACTGATGGAAGGTGTTGTCGCCATGCGTGCGACGTACAGCGTCAACAGCAATGCGGACGACATCACCAAGTCTCCTGCACCAACGTGGCAGGCGCCCACCGGCAACTACGCATTAGATGCGTTGATTGCCCAGACCCCCCCAACCCGTATGCGTTCCATCGTTGCGGTGCGCGTGTCGCTTTTGCTGCGCAGCACCGTTCGGCAAAACCAGATGGTGGCTAGTGACAGCTACACGCTGTTGGATGGAGTTGCGGGCAGCACCACCGTCTCTATTTCGGACGCCAACCGCTACTACACCCACCGGGTCGTTGAAACCACGATTCCCCTGCGCTCCATGATGATGCGGCTGCTGCCCGCTGAGGAAGTGCAGCTCTCCACTTCAAGCTAA
- a CDS encoding pilus assembly protein, protein MSKPHWKRALACVITGAIPLHAMAVVTLADQPVLSTTNVPGNLALALSVEYPTAESTAHIDDYDVAKTFLGYFDPDKCYTYVADTSAYTTVGGVAIDATKGDNSYFNPTSKATSHACSGTWSGNFLNWATMSTIDPFRWAMTGGNRVVDEVGNTILQKSYHYGSSAWKARTLTSAQAGGATDWGSGKTLTMGVGAQGFTMTVTNGSTTKRYTVRVKVCVSSVGLESNCVAYGSNYKPEGLIQKYSNEIRFSAFGYLNDDNVYRDGAVLRARQKFVGPTQPQPGQPSIANTLAEWSSTDGRYVRNPDSADATATTGLTGTSSSNQITIADSGVVNYLNKFGQIYPGKYKSIDPVNELYYAALRYYRNLDNVSTWSWLKGSATSTDGAPTAATNTTALLNTFVSNQKKWLDGFPVITNWTSADPIQYSCQRNFILGIGDVNTHRDRNVPGDDRSQSSSALEEPPIPAFGNDATFFTAYKSATWVRGMQGITSNAAANTGSTNSPDYMAGLAYQANVLDIRPDDATKPQTTGKQTVQTYWVDVMENAAYKQNNKFYMAAKYGGMKVPSNYKESSYSATTPIPEAWWYTNGETVGTSTSNSQKRPDNYFTGGRPDTLVSGLTRAFESIVGDIKSYTTTFSLASKQVVGDSVASYAAQYDSSDWSGEVTGSSITISSSGDPVVSPTATWTTRKVFENQLGSSGWNNARFIATTTTSTNGTSSGIPFRYASLSDEQKTLLNTSYVSGDDASNYVNFLRGDYTNEGNGYRVRSTTMSTGIVRSRLGDIVNSKITAVGAPLARYADIFNPGYSAFKTTYKARPTTLYVGANDGMLHAFKGGLDTGAGQELFAYIPSTLFYKSLSADSDGLLARLGNPTYVHRNYVDATALNFDIDFARAGGATQADATISDWRTVLIGGLGKGGRSYYALDVTDPSLMTTEAAVAGKVLWEFPARNKLPTASGGTCTTNCINMGYSFGDPVVVKTAKYGWVVVFSSGYNNADGIGHIFIVNPTNGALLQDITTGTTAVTGMARPAAYVLDYMDFVSDAIYVGDLEGRVWRFPLNKVDAGGNYLAPTIIAKFTSPTTSSATLGAAQPITTQPLIEIDPWTRNRFVMIGTGRLLDGSDISDPQAQSFYAIIDGYSDQFAAKASDGEDWPALRTDFAVVTSTDGTSPAKANMAGKAGWVIDLGVTSNVGWRVIGTTTAYNGIVGFSSVLPAGDACNPSGRSNVYAVNFANGASVLKNSTNDIVSYLAQDSLIIDMSFFNVNGKVQSWIGDSKGNQQKLTGAFTTQRTRSLNWRELSTVR, encoded by the coding sequence ATGTCCAAGCCCCATTGGAAGCGTGCGTTAGCATGCGTCATCACTGGAGCCATTCCGTTGCACGCCATGGCTGTCGTCACATTGGCGGACCAGCCGGTGTTGTCCACAACCAATGTGCCGGGCAATCTGGCATTGGCCCTTTCGGTGGAATACCCAACGGCAGAGAGCACCGCACATATCGACGATTACGACGTGGCAAAGACTTTTCTGGGCTACTTCGATCCGGACAAGTGCTACACCTACGTTGCTGATACGTCCGCGTACACCACCGTTGGCGGAGTTGCCATCGACGCCACCAAGGGCGACAACAGCTACTTCAATCCCACGAGCAAGGCCACCAGTCACGCGTGTTCTGGCACGTGGAGCGGGAATTTCCTGAACTGGGCCACCATGTCCACCATTGACCCATTCCGTTGGGCCATGACAGGTGGCAATCGCGTGGTTGATGAGGTTGGCAATACGATTCTCCAGAAGTCGTATCACTACGGCAGCTCAGCTTGGAAAGCGCGAACGCTGACCTCAGCTCAGGCGGGCGGCGCCACAGATTGGGGGAGTGGCAAGACGTTGACCATGGGAGTCGGTGCCCAAGGCTTCACCATGACGGTGACGAATGGCTCGACAACCAAACGCTACACGGTTCGGGTGAAGGTCTGTGTTTCATCTGTCGGGCTCGAGAGCAATTGCGTTGCGTATGGCAGCAACTACAAGCCAGAAGGTCTCATTCAGAAGTACTCGAATGAAATTCGTTTCAGTGCCTTTGGTTATCTGAACGACGACAACGTTTATCGCGATGGTGCGGTGCTCAGAGCACGGCAGAAGTTTGTGGGACCCACACAACCTCAGCCGGGACAACCCAGCATTGCGAACACGCTGGCCGAATGGAGCAGCACGGACGGGCGTTATGTCCGCAATCCGGACAGCGCCGATGCCACTGCAACGACGGGGCTCACAGGAACCAGCAGCAGCAATCAGATCACGATTGCCGACAGTGGAGTCGTCAACTACCTGAACAAATTCGGGCAGATCTATCCAGGCAAGTACAAATCGATTGACCCGGTCAACGAGCTGTATTACGCAGCGCTGCGTTACTACCGCAATCTGGACAACGTCTCCACATGGAGCTGGTTGAAAGGCTCGGCCACATCGACTGATGGTGCGCCCACAGCGGCTACCAACACGACTGCCTTGCTCAATACCTTTGTGAGCAATCAGAAGAAATGGCTGGATGGTTTTCCCGTCATTACCAATTGGACAAGTGCAGATCCCATTCAGTACTCCTGCCAACGCAACTTCATTCTCGGTATCGGGGACGTGAATACCCACCGGGACAGAAACGTTCCGGGAGATGATCGCTCGCAATCGAGTTCTGCTTTGGAAGAGCCGCCCATTCCAGCCTTTGGGAACGATGCCACCTTCTTCACTGCCTACAAATCCGCTACATGGGTGCGAGGCATGCAGGGGATCACGTCCAATGCTGCGGCCAATACCGGGTCTACGAACTCTCCTGACTACATGGCCGGCTTGGCTTATCAGGCCAACGTTCTGGACATTCGACCGGACGACGCCACCAAACCGCAGACCACAGGCAAGCAGACCGTCCAGACCTATTGGGTAGACGTGATGGAAAATGCTGCCTACAAGCAGAACAACAAGTTCTACATGGCGGCCAAGTATGGCGGCATGAAGGTTCCTAGCAACTACAAAGAAAGCAGCTACTCCGCGACCACTCCGATCCCGGAGGCATGGTGGTACACGAATGGAGAAACGGTCGGCACAAGTACCTCGAATTCTCAGAAGCGTCCCGACAACTATTTCACGGGCGGTCGCCCAGACACATTGGTATCGGGCCTGACACGTGCCTTTGAAAGCATCGTCGGCGACATCAAGTCTTACACCACGACCTTCTCTCTGGCTTCCAAGCAGGTCGTTGGAGACAGCGTGGCGTCTTACGCCGCCCAATACGATTCCTCCGATTGGAGCGGTGAGGTCACAGGCAGCTCAATCACCATCTCCAGTTCGGGAGACCCGGTGGTCTCGCCTACGGCCACTTGGACAACGCGCAAAGTGTTTGAGAACCAACTTGGCAGCAGTGGCTGGAACAACGCACGTTTCATTGCCACAACAACGACCTCCACAAATGGTACTTCCAGCGGTATTCCGTTTCGTTACGCCAGCCTCAGTGACGAACAGAAGACATTGCTGAATACCAGCTATGTATCGGGTGATGACGCATCCAATTACGTCAACTTTCTGCGCGGTGACTACACCAACGAAGGCAACGGATACCGGGTCCGTTCGACGACCATGTCCACCGGCATAGTGCGCAGTCGTCTGGGCGACATCGTGAACTCCAAGATCACGGCCGTTGGTGCGCCGTTGGCCAGGTACGCGGACATTTTCAATCCCGGTTACAGCGCATTCAAGACCACCTACAAGGCTCGCCCAACCACGCTGTACGTTGGCGCCAACGACGGCATGTTGCACGCTTTCAAGGGTGGGCTGGATACCGGAGCTGGGCAGGAGTTGTTCGCTTACATCCCCAGCACCTTGTTCTACAAGAGTCTGTCCGCCGACAGCGATGGGTTGCTCGCCAGACTGGGCAACCCAACATATGTGCACCGGAATTATGTCGATGCCACAGCGTTGAATTTCGACATTGACTTTGCGCGTGCGGGTGGTGCAACCCAAGCGGATGCCACCATTTCCGACTGGCGCACGGTTCTCATCGGTGGTCTTGGCAAGGGTGGCCGCAGCTACTATGCACTGGATGTGACAGATCCTTCGCTGATGACTACAGAAGCGGCTGTCGCGGGCAAGGTACTCTGGGAGTTCCCTGCACGCAACAAGCTGCCAACGGCATCGGGCGGAACATGTACCACTAACTGCATCAACATGGGCTACAGCTTTGGTGACCCTGTGGTTGTGAAAACAGCCAAGTATGGATGGGTCGTCGTGTTTTCCTCCGGCTACAACAATGCTGACGGCATCGGCCACATCTTCATTGTGAATCCAACCAATGGCGCGCTGCTTCAGGACATCACCACAGGAACGACAGCCGTTACCGGTATGGCCCGCCCAGCAGCATACGTGCTGGATTACATGGACTTTGTCTCGGACGCCATCTACGTTGGCGATCTGGAGGGGCGTGTATGGCGTTTCCCACTGAATAAGGTTGATGCGGGTGGCAACTACCTGGCTCCTACAATCATTGCAAAGTTCACTTCACCGACTACATCAAGCGCCACGCTTGGCGCGGCTCAACCCATCACGACTCAACCGCTGATCGAGATCGATCCTTGGACTCGCAATCGCTTTGTGATGATTGGCACGGGTCGTTTGCTGGATGGGTCGGACATCAGTGACCCTCAGGCTCAGTCCTTCTACGCCATCATCGATGGATACTCCGATCAGTTCGCTGCCAAAGCCTCGGACGGGGAGGATTGGCCAGCGTTGCGCACAGATTTTGCTGTGGTGACCAGTACTGATGGAACCAGCCCCGCCAAGGCCAACATGGCAGGCAAAGCGGGATGGGTGATCGACTTGGGAGTTACCAGCAACGTGGGTTGGCGCGTTATAGGAACGACCACCGCGTACAACGGTATTGTTGGTTTCTCATCGGTCCTGCCTGCAGGCGATGCATGCAATCCATCAGGACGAAGCAACGTATATGCAGTCAATTTCGCCAACGGGGCATCAGTCCTGAAGAATTCGACCAATGACATCGTGAGCTATTTGGCGCAGGATAGTCTCATCATTGACATGAGCTTCTTCAACGTGAATGGCAAGGTGCAATCGTGGATCGGCGACAGCAAGGGGAATCAGCAAAAGCTCACTGGAGCGTTCACTACACAGCGAACACGGTCGCTCAATTGGCGTGAGCTGTCGACAGTGCGTTGA
- a CDS encoding LysR family transcriptional regulator → MDSQKLKHLLAVVEHGTFSDAARAVHLTQPALSRSIRALEDELKAQLFDRGARRARLTVFGEVVAERARRIRLEMTQLQRDMELLRGAKEGHLNVGFAPGPAALLLTPFLIHMAQQHPAIKVRTELGATTALLERLHSESIDAIVGDSYILNSANNVAVEPLGHLAAGLVCRGGHPILRHKRVDFDTMRQYPLATTTLSTAITRRLTDLWGPEAEQDKLFTLHCNDLDTLRDVTLASDTLLFGILAVTRRERAKGTMAEVPIPIDPHRYGRYGIARIATRTRSPALDVLYAFTREYWGEMEED, encoded by the coding sequence ATGGATTCCCAGAAACTGAAACACCTGCTGGCCGTTGTCGAACACGGTACCTTCTCTGACGCGGCGCGCGCCGTGCACCTCACGCAGCCCGCGCTCAGCCGCAGCATCCGCGCGCTGGAAGATGAACTCAAGGCCCAGCTCTTCGACCGGGGAGCAAGACGCGCGCGGCTCACCGTCTTCGGCGAGGTCGTCGCGGAACGTGCGCGGCGCATCCGCCTCGAGATGACACAGTTGCAGCGGGACATGGAACTGCTGCGCGGCGCCAAGGAGGGTCACCTGAACGTCGGCTTCGCCCCCGGCCCGGCCGCGCTGCTGCTCACGCCCTTTCTCATCCACATGGCGCAGCAGCACCCGGCCATCAAAGTGCGCACCGAACTCGGCGCCACCACCGCGCTGCTGGAGCGACTTCACAGCGAATCCATCGACGCCATCGTTGGCGACAGCTACATCCTGAATTCCGCCAACAATGTGGCTGTCGAACCTCTCGGCCATCTGGCCGCAGGTCTCGTCTGCCGCGGGGGCCACCCCATCCTGCGCCACAAACGCGTGGACTTTGACACCATGCGCCAATACCCGCTCGCCACCACCACACTGAGCACCGCCATCACCCGCCGCCTCACCGACCTCTGGGGCCCAGAGGCCGAGCAGGACAAGCTCTTCACCCTGCACTGCAACGACCTGGACACGCTGCGCGACGTCACCCTTGCGAGCGACACCCTGCTCTTCGGCATCCTCGCCGTCACCCGGCGGGAACGCGCCAAAGGCACCATGGCCGAAGTCCCCATCCCTATCGACCCCCACCGCTACGGCCGCTACGGCATCGCCAGAATCGCGACGCGCACGCGCTCGCCGGCACTTGATGTGCTGTACGCGTTCACGCGGGAATATTGGGGGGAGATGGAGGAGGATTGA
- a CDS encoding DUF3311 domain-containing protein translates to MFKVLIGLGIPYIAVVGLLPWVSTVELSLFGVPFIYLWIFVWFVLTSACMYAVWYLFDRHEPEALVAHGEH, encoded by the coding sequence ATGTTCAAAGTGCTTATCGGGCTCGGTATACCGTACATCGCGGTGGTCGGGCTGCTTCCCTGGGTGTCGACGGTTGAACTTTCCCTGTTCGGCGTGCCCTTCATCTATCTGTGGATCTTTGTCTGGTTCGTGCTGACATCGGCCTGCATGTATGCGGTCTGGTATCTGTTCGACCGCCACGAACCCGAGGCGCTCGTGGCGCACGGTGAACACTGA
- a CDS encoding sodium:solute symporter: protein MASIVFLGFIVYSLYLAIRSRRGGGDQSVHDFFVASRQFGAWLVFFLAAGEVYSIGTMVGFPGGIYAKGPTYGVWFLGYILLAYPLGYFLGPKIWEAGARHNAITLPDLFKGHYQNRALELIVAASAIIFLLPWGQLQFTGLVAALKGLGWDFTPLHLVLISAALAFTYIAISGVRAMSYIAILKDILMLAAIIVTGVAVGMHVGVDEVFQAASAKVSNHMNPTELRFSMSTIFFQSLGFYMMPFAIQNFFTAKSANTIRRTQIVMPLYMLMYPFLVLASYYAISQNLELASPNEAFFAAATRLLPGWLLGLVAAGAALSGLLVLAGICLAIGPIVTRNLMPSVPEQKQKFASKVVIVIYLLMSIVMTLATPNLMLTLINTAYYGVTQFFPGVLAILFKKKLRPMAVGMGILCGQLSAIAMYVEQPDFGGVNLGLVSLAVNLMVLCVGQWLLPRPVVQAKTV, encoded by the coding sequence ATGGCTTCCATTGTTTTTCTCGGCTTCATCGTGTATTCGCTCTATTTGGCTATCCGCTCGCGCAGGGGCGGCGGTGATCAGAGCGTGCATGATTTCTTCGTGGCCTCGCGGCAGTTCGGCGCGTGGCTGGTGTTCTTTCTGGCTGCGGGCGAGGTCTACAGCATCGGCACGATGGTGGGCTTTCCCGGAGGCATCTATGCCAAGGGCCCGACGTACGGTGTCTGGTTCCTGGGCTACATCCTGCTGGCCTATCCGCTCGGCTATTTTCTGGGTCCGAAGATCTGGGAGGCGGGCGCGCGGCACAACGCGATCACCTTGCCCGATCTGTTCAAGGGGCACTACCAGAACCGCGCGCTTGAGTTGATCGTCGCGGCCTCGGCCATCATCTTTCTGCTGCCATGGGGGCAGCTCCAGTTCACTGGTCTCGTGGCCGCGCTCAAGGGCCTTGGCTGGGACTTCACGCCGCTGCATCTGGTGCTGATATCGGCCGCTCTCGCGTTTACCTACATCGCGATTTCCGGAGTGCGCGCGATGTCGTACATCGCCATCCTCAAGGACATCCTGATGCTCGCCGCGATCATCGTGACCGGCGTGGCCGTGGGTATGCATGTGGGTGTGGATGAGGTGTTCCAGGCTGCCAGCGCCAAAGTCAGCAATCACATGAATCCGACCGAGTTGCGTTTCTCGATGAGTACGATCTTCTTTCAGTCGCTGGGCTTTTACATGATGCCGTTCGCGATCCAGAACTTCTTCACCGCCAAGAGCGCCAATACCATCCGCCGCACGCAGATCGTGATGCCGTTGTACATGCTGATGTACCCGTTCCTGGTGCTTGCCTCGTACTACGCGATCAGCCAGAACCTGGAGCTTGCATCGCCCAACGAGGCCTTCTTCGCGGCGGCCACGCGTCTGCTGCCCGGTTGGCTGCTGGGGCTGGTGGCGGCGGGTGCGGCGCTCTCGGGTCTGCTGGTGCTGGCGGGCATTTGCCTTGCGATCGGACCCATCGTCACGCGCAATCTGATGCCTTCTGTGCCCGAGCAGAAACAGAAGTTCGCGAGCAAGGTGGTGATCGTCATCTATCTGCTGATGTCCATTGTGATGACACTCGCGACACCGAATCTGATGCTCACGCTCATCAATACGGCGTACTACGGCGTCACGCAATTTTTCCCGGGTGTGCTCGCGATTCTGTTCAAGAAGAAGCTGCGCCCGATGGCGGTGGGCATGGGCATTCTGTGTGGTCAGCTCTCGGCAATCGCCATGTATGTGGAGCAGCCTGATTTCGGCGGTGTGAACCTTGGCCTCGTGAGCCTGGCCGTGAATCTGATGGTGCTATGCGTGGGCCAGTGGCTGCTTCCACGTCCGGTGGTGCAAGCAAAGACTGTGTGA